A DNA window from Candidatus Methanoperedens sp. contains the following coding sequences:
- a CDS encoding glycosyltransferase, whose translation MNYESPKISAVMPVYNAELYLKEAIESILNQTFEDFEFIIVDDASTDSSYKIIKEFSKKDDRIIILRNENNLGIAETRTKGTKYARGKYIAVADADDISTLKRFEKEYNYLEKHRDCGVVGGFIQLFDSDSGKIIGVRKYYEDDTNLRKRLFLYCPIAQPVCMIRKEVFNNIGYYDPKYPPAEDLDLWFRIGTQYKFANIQEILLKYRVHKQSATISKIQNMEAMTIEIRKKYSNGYGYSMTLFDKIYNIVISMTYFVPYKVKIQIFNHIRNQ comes from the coding sequence ATGAATTATGAGTCACCTAAAATATCAGCAGTAATGCCAGTCTATAATGCTGAATTATATCTCAAAGAAGCAATTGAAAGTATATTGAATCAAACATTTGAGGATTTTGAATTTATTATCGTTGATGATGCTTCTACCGATAGTAGCTATAAAATAATTAAGGAATTTTCAAAAAAAGATGATAGAATTATAATACTCAGAAATGAAAATAATCTGGGAATAGCTGAAACCAGAACAAAAGGTACAAAATATGCTAGAGGAAAATACATAGCAGTAGCTGATGCAGATGATATTTCAACATTAAAAAGATTTGAGAAAGAATATAATTATTTAGAGAAACACAGAGATTGTGGAGTTGTTGGTGGCTTTATACAGTTGTTTGACAGCGATTCAGGTAAGATTATTGGAGTGAGAAAATACTATGAAGATGATACAAATTTGCGAAAAAGACTGTTTCTATATTGTCCTATTGCACAACCGGTCTGTATGATTAGAAAAGAGGTTTTTAATAATATTGGATATTATGATCCGAAATACCCCCCGGCTGAAGACCTGGATTTATGGTTCAGGATTGGCACGCAATATAAATTTGCAAACATCCAGGAGATTTTACTTAAATATAGAGTACACAAACAATCTGCTACAATCTCAAAAATCCAGAATATGGAGGCTATGACTATAGAAATACGGAAAAAATATTCAAATGGCTATGGCTATTCGATGACCTTATTTGATAAAATATATAATATAGTTATCAGCATGACATATTTTGTACCGTACAAAGTCAAGATACAGATATTTAATCATATCAGGAATCAATAA